The sequence gcttaccggctcgcttagcccgcttttcggcccgcttttttcgtgctaaatgGGCTGGTCCGGCctgtttaggcccgctgcgggtcGAGCTTGGACAGAAAATCAAGCCCACGGGCTTAGACGGCCTGACCCGGTTTTCTAAATGTGTCTGGCAGGCCGGGCCCAAAACGgtccgggcttcaccgggcccgggccgggccgggccgggcggcccgtttggccatctctacgcGCATGTAGATGTGCATACAGACCCGTGGAGGACATGGAAACCGTGGATTTGAAGTACAGGTAGGAGACAATAATCACCTATCACAGAAGTAAATATGTTTCTTTGAATGTAGAGCACATGAAATTTTCATACCATATAGGGTGTACTATCGACTACTAATTTGTCGATAATTCGATATGTCCATTGGCCAAAATTCACTTATAAACCTAGAATGCATACCTAACCAATCTCTCTCACCCTATTTCTGTTTCATTTCCATAAAGAGACCTTGAATGTTCCATCTGTTGGGCATGGAGTAGCTGCTATTAAGTATCTAAGATCTTAACCCGTGATCGTAGCGACAGCAGTGTTATTGATAGTGGCAGGCGGCAGCGACCTTTCCCTCATCATGTCCTCATAGAGATAGATTGGGTCTCGTCAGTTTGGGTGAGGAGGTATGGTGAACATTGTTTTATTTTCCATCCATtgttcctatttattttatacggtGTGAAGAGGGGGCCATCAACCAAGGTTATTGATACGCCACTAATCAAGGTGCGAGAGGTCCGACTCAGAAGTCAGAAGTCTGGATCAGATCAGCCCAACATTCTCCACCTTTATATCATGATTACTCACTTACACTTAGAACTTAATTAATTAAATGTTTAATTTATTAACTTACATTTCCAACATCTCAATAGATTTGTACACCAAGACCAAACCATTACAACAACCAATCATGCCCTATTGAACTTAATGACTACAGTAAACACATCTATATCTCAAAGTAGAGAACTTATTATTAAGGGAGATGATTGCATTGATGACCCTTTAATCTAGAATCATAGGTGTTCCAAGAAACCATGTTGGCCACGTGTATTTTGAACACGCTAGGTTGAAGCCTTTTCGTAAGCGGATCCACAAGTATTTACCCTATGTTTATATACTCAAGTTTGATCCAGCACTATCTCCTTTAATACTTAACGTCAATGTGTTTGATACTTTGGTAACATCACTTGTTTACAAGAGAACTGTCTAATTCATTTCTCTTAGACGCTCGTTGATCTATAGAATTTCGTATGACATTGTCTTtctagaagaaaaaaaaaagaaactaACATGTGGCTCAAAGCCCCCACCGCCGCGGTGAAAGAAAAAATTGTATACAGTCCTACAAACTTAGATGGTGCACTGTTTGGAAACAAAGTATTTTTTTAGTTCCGAGGTAAAACCATGGTATTGAAGAATACCATAGTTTTTTTACCAAGAGGTGTTTGACTGTATTGTAAAAAACTTTGTTTTGAATACCATGATAtttttggagtatttaaaattcTATTTCAGTCTAAAGTTTTGTGACTAGCCTTGCACATGTATACTAAATATACTATGGTTTGAGATATTTGGTCTCCATGACATTTTAAAATCGCAGTATTCTAAAACCATGAGTTTGAAATACTGTTTACTTTCAAACACGCCCTGAATGTTTACGTGGCGTTTATTCGTATGGTCATATAAACAAGTACTGTATATAGAACTCCCTGCATAGAATTTTTCTTCCTCCGCGGCGCTAGCGTGAAACTTGTCGATTCTGAATCAGTTCGGATAAAATTCTATTTGTGATTCGCATAACTGTGTTCTATCGTTGGATTAAATGACACTACAATTAGATGGTGGTTAGATACTTGCTAAACGCAGTCAAACAGAAATATGAAAGGAGAACGGAGAACATTGGAAAGATCTAGTCAAAAGGTGTGTGCTTCTCATGCATCACCTGCTCAATTTATCCAGTAAACTACGATCAAGTCAAGAAATGCTAGTATATACTGCACAAGCAAGAAGCAACTCGATCCCTTCCCTTGTCCCAGGTGGCCAGAGGAGGCAAGCAGACATGAGCGCTGCTACTCTCCCGCCCGGCCAGGAGCCGCACGCAGTGTGCGTGCCGTTCCCGGCGCAGGGCCACATCACGCCGATGCTGAAGCTGGCAAAGATCCTCCACGCCAGGGGCTTCCGCGTCACCTTCGTCAACACCGAGTACAACCACCGCCGCCTCGTTCGCGCCCgcggcgccgccgccgtcgcgggCCTCACGGGGTTCCGCTTCGCCACCATCCCGGACGGCCTGCCGGAGTCGGACGCCGACGCCACGCAGGACCCGGCGACCATCAGCTACGCCACCAAGCACAACTGCCCGCCTCACTTGAGAAACCTGCTCGCCGGGCTGGACGGCGTGACGTGCGTCGTGGCGGACAACCTGATGAGCTTCAGCTTGGACGCCGCGAGGGAGGCGGGCGTGCCGTGCGCGCTCTTCTGGACGGCCAGCGCCTGCGGCTACATGGGCTACCGCAACTTCCGCCTCCTCATCGACAGGGGCATCATCCCCCTCAAAGGTATGCATGCTTCGTTGCCTGCCTCTGCACATGCCTGTCTCCAATCCAATCCGTCGAAAGCGATGTGAATTTTTTGTTGCGCAGACGAAGAGCAGCTGACGAACGGGTTCATGGACACGCCGGTGGACTGGGCGCCCGGCATGAGCAAGCACATGAGGCTCAAGGACTTCCCGACCTTCCTCCGCACCACGGACCCCAACGACGTCCTGATGACCTTCCAGCTACAAGAGGTGGAGCGCTCGGAGTACGCGTCCGCCGTCATCGTCAACAGCTTCGACGAGCTGGAGCGGCCGGCGCTCGACGCCATGCGCGCCACCATCCCGGCCGTATACACCATCGGCCCGCTCGCTTCCGTCACGGAGCAGGTCGTCCCAAGGGGCCCCCTCAACGCGGTGAGCTGCAGCCTGtggcaggaggaccagtcctgcctCGCGTGGCTGGATGCCAGGAAGCCCCAGCCGTGGTCGGTGGTCTACGTGAACTTCGGGAGCGTGACTGTCATGAGCGGGCAGGAGTTGGCGGAGTTCGCGTGGGGGCTGGCGAGCAGCGGCCACGACTTCCTGTGGGTCGTCAGGCCGGACGTCGTGAAGGGCGACACGTCCTCGGCCGCGGCGCTGCCCCCTGGGTTCCTGGAGGCGACCAAGGGCAGGGGCCTCGTGGCGAGCTGGTGCGACCAGGAGGCCGTGCTGCGGCACGAGGCGGTGGGCCTGTTCCTCACGCACAGCGGGTGGAACTCGACGCAGGAGAGTCTCAGCTCCGGGGTGCCGATGCTGTCCTGGCCCTTCTTCGCGGAGCAGCAGACCAACTGCCGGTACAAGTGCGTCGAGTGGGGCGTGGCGATGGAGGTCGGCGACGACGTGCGGCGGGAGGCCGTGGAGGCGACCATACGGGAGGCGATGGGTGGGGACAAGGGGAAGGAGATGGCGCGCAGGGCGGCGGAGTGGAAAGAGGTCGCCGCGGGGGCGGCGGCGAGGTCGATCGCGAACCTCGACACGCTGATCAACGATGTGCTGCTCTCTCCGGCACGATTGGGCGGCTCACTCAAAACGACTTGAATAATGGATGGCCCCGATCAAATCTTGGCGATGCGGTGCCATGGATGAGCGATGACGACTATCGAGAGTCTGAAATGGTTGTCTTTCTTTTCCAGCCCCCATCGTGACTTTTGTGACTGTGTGATGTATGCGTTTGCAAAGTTAGTGTTTCCCTCTCGTCGCCTTGCACGGTAGTTACTAGTTAGACCAAGAGCTCCTTAAAATTAAAACAAAAGTTGATTTTGTTTTTTAAAAACATATCTCAAACATTTTTAAATAAATGAGACATTAAAAATATAGTTCtttttataaaaaatatataCTTACATTCATCTCTCCTGCAACTGACTGATATGGTTGTTGCGTCGGCCAGAACTACTCCGGAGCAAACTTGAACGGTTCCAAAAACTAGAAAAGTTCAGTGAATCGGTTACCGGACTTCGACCATAATTAGATGAGATCGAGCGATCTTTTTCCTTGTACCATAGAACAACCTTGATTGCTTGGGCCGAGAGAATCGTGTGGCCTAGAGTGTCCCGTTTCGCCGTTTGAGTTCGTTTTGTCTATAGAGCGACGAATTCGTTTACACTACATTTGTTGTAGTGGATTCAATATACGATAGTATTTCTTCA is a genomic window of Zea mays cultivar B73 chromosome 5, Zm-B73-REFERENCE-NAM-5.0, whole genome shotgun sequence containing:
- the LOC100383517 gene encoding 7-deoxyloganetin glucosyltransferase, whose amino-acid sequence is MHHLLNLSSKLRSSQEMLVYTAQARSNSIPSLVPGGQRRQADMSAATLPPGQEPHAVCVPFPAQGHITPMLKLAKILHARGFRVTFVNTEYNHRRLVRARGAAAVAGLTGFRFATIPDGLPESDADATQDPATISYATKHNCPPHLRNLLAGLDGVTCVVADNLMSFSLDAAREAGVPCALFWTASACGYMGYRNFRLLIDRGIIPLKDEEQLTNGFMDTPVDWAPGMSKHMRLKDFPTFLRTTDPNDVLMTFQLQEVERSEYASAVIVNSFDELERPALDAMRATIPAVYTIGPLASVTEQVVPRGPLNAVSCSLWQEDQSCLAWLDARKPQPWSVVYVNFGSVTVMSGQELAEFAWGLASSGHDFLWVVRPDVVKGDTSSAAALPPGFLEATKGRGLVASWCDQEAVLRHEAVGLFLTHSGWNSTQESLSSGVPMLSWPFFAEQQTNCRYKCVEWGVAMEVGDDVRREAVEATIREAMGGDKGKEMARRAAEWKEVAAGAAARSIANLDTLINDVLLSPARLGGSLKTT